The Candidatus Pantoea soli genome window below encodes:
- a CDS encoding PTS mannose transporter subunit IID, with protein MADTTHAPKKLTPGDVRGVFLRSNLFQGSWNFERMQALGFCFSMVPVIRRLYPENNEARKQAIKRHLEFFNTHPYVAAPVLGVTMAMEEQRANGAAIDDGAINGIKVGLMGPLAGVGDPIFWGTVRPVFAALGAGIAMSGSLLGPLLFFFLFNIARLLTRYYGVAYGYRKGVDIVGDMGGGFLQKLTEGASILGLFVMGALVNKWTHVNVPLVVSRITDQTGKTTVTTVQSILDQLMPGLIPLLLTFGCMWLLRRKVNALWIIVGFFAIGIFGYWIGLLGL; from the coding sequence ATGGCCGATACAACTCACGCTCCAAAAAAACTCACACCCGGTGACGTACGTGGCGTCTTCCTGCGCTCTAACCTGTTCCAGGGTTCGTGGAACTTTGAACGTATGCAGGCGCTGGGCTTCTGTTTCTCGATGGTACCGGTGATCCGCCGTCTCTATCCGGAGAACAACGAGGCGCGTAAACAGGCGATCAAACGTCATCTGGAATTTTTCAACACCCACCCTTATGTGGCGGCGCCGGTGCTGGGCGTCACCATGGCGATGGAAGAGCAGCGCGCTAACGGCGCCGCCATTGATGACGGTGCGATTAACGGGATCAAAGTGGGCCTGATGGGTCCGCTGGCAGGCGTCGGCGATCCGATTTTCTGGGGAACCGTGCGGCCGGTGTTTGCGGCACTCGGCGCCGGTATCGCCATGAGCGGCAGCCTGCTCGGCCCGCTGCTGTTCTTCTTCCTGTTTAATATCGCCCGCCTGCTGACCCGCTATTACGGCGTGGCGTACGGCTACCGTAAAGGGGTGGATATCGTGGGGGATATGGGCGGCGGTTTCCTGCAGAAGCTGACCGAAGGGGCATCAATACTCGGGCTGTTTGTGATGGGGGCGCTGGTCAACAAGTGGACACACGTGAACGTGCCGCTGGTGGTGTCCCGTATTACCGACCAGACCGGCAAAACCACCGTTACCACGGTGCAGTCGATTCTGGATCAGCTGATGCCGGGCTTAATTCCGCTGCTGCTGACCTTTGGCTGTATGTGGCTGCTGCGCCGCAAGGTGAACGCGCTGTGGATTATCGTGGGCTTCTTTGCGATTGGTATTTTTGGTTACTGGATTGGCCTGCTGGGTCTGTAA